In Kryptolebias marmoratus isolate JLee-2015 linkage group LG11, ASM164957v2, whole genome shotgun sequence, the following proteins share a genomic window:
- the LOC119617443 gene encoding synaptotagmin-7-like, with protein sequence MYLNREEDSSKGSVSLSVFLVSLAVTVCAVWLVALCGICGWCQRKLGKRNKPGVETADTPDSARGRGEKKAINDLDRDFWNNNDSSTVQQRWSSYPPKEFVLNISPYAPYGDPRLTLK encoded by the exons GCTCGGTGTCCCTCAGTGTGTTCCTGGTCTCCCTCGCAGTGACGGTGTGTGCAGTTTGGCTGGTGGCTCTTTGTGGCATCTGTGGTTGGTGTCAACGGAAGCTG GGGAAGAGGAATAAGCCGGGAGTGGAAACAGCAGACACTCCAGACTCTGCACGTGGGCGAGGGGAGAAGAAAGCCATCAA TGATCTAGACAGAGACTTTTGGAATAACAATGACAGCAGCACAGTGCAGCAGAGGTGGAGCTCCTATCCGCCCAAGGAGTTTGTACTAAACATTTCTCCTTATGCCCCATATGGAGATCCTCGCCTCACGCTCAAGTGA